A region of Natribaculum luteum DNA encodes the following proteins:
- a CDS encoding NfeD family protein: protein MLELLFENMPLALLAAGLVLMALEAVSPGAHFIVVGVALVGAGVVGTLFPPAAAPLVLAGLVLVFGAAATYVYREFDFYGGKGTAQTSDSSALAGRIGYVTETVTARDGEVKLDDGGFNPYYSARTTSGTIEEGEEVIVLDPGGGNVLTVEPVGALEQDEIDRALEREAARRAADDESTVDRESVDEQAADGGDERTTETETDS from the coding sequence ATGCTCGAACTGCTCTTCGAGAACATGCCGCTCGCGCTGTTGGCCGCGGGCCTCGTGCTGATGGCGCTCGAGGCGGTTTCTCCCGGTGCTCACTTCATCGTCGTCGGCGTCGCACTCGTGGGCGCGGGCGTCGTCGGGACGTTGTTCCCGCCGGCTGCAGCACCGCTGGTCCTTGCCGGTCTGGTTCTCGTCTTCGGGGCTGCGGCGACTTACGTCTACCGGGAGTTCGACTTCTACGGCGGCAAGGGGACGGCCCAGACGAGCGATTCGAGTGCGCTCGCGGGTCGCATCGGGTACGTCACCGAGACGGTCACGGCCCGCGACGGCGAGGTGAAACTCGACGACGGCGGCTTTAACCCCTACTACAGCGCCCGGACGACCAGTGGCACGATCGAAGAAGGTGAGGAGGTGATCGTCCTCGATCCCGGCGGCGGAAACGTCCTCACCGTCGAACCGGTCGGCGCGCTCGAACAGGACGAGATCGACCGCGCACTCGAGCGCGAGGCGGCCCGACGGGCGGCGGACGACGAGTCGACCGTCGACCGCGAGAGCGTAGACGAACAGGCAGCCGACGGCGGCGACGAGCGGACGACCGAGACGGAAACCGACTCGTAG
- a CDS encoding DUF7123 family protein — protein MSSAMAPTDLTTKQHRILQYLKEHAATKTYFKSRLIGEELGMTAKEVGSNISALQDGDYEIDIEKWGYSSSTTWKVSV, from the coding sequence ATGAGTAGTGCGATGGCCCCCACGGACCTGACGACCAAACAGCACCGCATTCTCCAGTACCTCAAAGAACACGCCGCGACGAAGACGTACTTCAAGTCCCGGCTGATCGGCGAGGAACTTGGAATGACGGCCAAGGAAGTCGGTTCGAACATCAGCGCCCTTCAGGACGGCGACTACGAGATCGACATCGAAAAATGGGGCTACTCCTCGAGTACCACCTGGAAAGTTAGCGTCTAG
- a CDS encoding NADH dehydrogenase subunit yields the protein MSTTHKKLRQLELPEFAVTLRNAGAAGAGGAGFPTYAKWEHLESVDSLLVNHQESEPNYYIDKWLGREHADDLAALFDALLDRAFDRIVVGAKRTDRDEWLGDLERATDGTVYEPDELPLEPDAESGVVFAYTDDRYEYGMEGVLLRLIADVVVGGDELPVEHGWIVQNTETLCNVYRALTDGSPTTHKYVHVDGRVPEHRFLKVPIGTPASELLAAAGRNDGLRDDEVLLDGGPGWCFEIDDESAAFGVRKRTNGLLVMDETVVEKNRLGGGRVNVLGPSAWKKVPHETEPDDLPSPDRVRVPLITNPDFEGVVTPSEPVVRPGEEVEAGEMVARPGDGISVAQHAPIDGTVSEVTADHVVVDGQSEPETGETLTQRVYWTWCIECGRYVPAPETARRDPTEYVCERCR from the coding sequence ATGAGCACAACTCACAAGAAGCTCCGGCAACTCGAGTTACCCGAGTTCGCGGTGACGCTTCGAAACGCGGGGGCCGCCGGCGCTGGCGGGGCGGGCTTTCCGACGTACGCGAAGTGGGAGCACCTCGAGTCGGTCGACTCCCTGCTGGTGAACCACCAGGAGAGCGAACCGAACTACTACATCGACAAGTGGCTCGGTCGCGAGCACGCCGACGACCTGGCAGCCCTGTTCGACGCCTTACTCGACCGGGCGTTCGACAGGATCGTCGTCGGTGCCAAGCGAACCGACCGCGACGAGTGGCTGGGCGACCTCGAGCGAGCGACCGACGGGACCGTCTACGAACCCGACGAGCTGCCACTCGAGCCGGACGCGGAGTCTGGCGTCGTTTTCGCCTACACCGACGACCGGTACGAGTACGGCATGGAGGGCGTCCTCTTGCGGCTGATCGCGGACGTCGTCGTCGGCGGTGACGAACTCCCGGTCGAACACGGCTGGATCGTCCAGAACACCGAGACGCTGTGTAACGTCTACCGGGCGCTAACCGACGGGTCGCCGACGACGCACAAGTACGTCCACGTCGACGGTCGTGTGCCCGAACACCGGTTCCTGAAGGTACCGATCGGGACGCCGGCAAGCGAGTTGCTCGCCGCTGCCGGCCGCAACGACGGCCTCCGGGACGACGAGGTCCTGCTCGACGGCGGCCCTGGCTGGTGTTTCGAGATCGACGACGAATCCGCGGCGTTCGGCGTCCGAAAGCGGACCAACGGCCTCCTCGTGATGGACGAGACGGTCGTCGAGAAGAACCGACTCGGTGGCGGCCGCGTCAACGTCCTCGGGCCGAGCGCGTGGAAGAAGGTCCCTCACGAGACGGAGCCCGACGATCTGCCGTCGCCCGATCGCGTCAGAGTACCCCTGATCACGAACCCGGACTTCGAGGGCGTCGTCACGCCGAGCGAACCAGTCGTCCGGCCGGGTGAGGAGGTCGAGGCGGGGGAGATGGTCGCCCGACCCGGCGACGGCATCAGCGTCGCACAGCACGCGCCGATCGACGGGACCGTCTCGGAGGTGACCGCCGATCACGTCGTCGTCGACGGACAGTCCGAACCCGAGACCGGCGAGACGCTGACGCAGCGGGTCTACTGGACCTGGTGTATCGAGTGTGGACGGTACGTTCCCGCACCAGAGACGGCGAGACGCGATCCGACCGAGTACGTCTGCGAACGCTGTCGCTGA
- a CDS encoding DUF84 family protein, with translation MELAVGSTNPVKVDAVASALERYEPTVTAVSVDSGVAEQPRSVEATITGAENRARRALEVTASRSDRTDEYTFGVGLEGGVARFDATAGLYLIMWAAVTDSDQVGRGAGPSLRLPDHVAARVEAGEELGPVMDDFLGAEGVAENEGAAGMLTGGLTDRTRALREAVACAFGPFVTPYYE, from the coding sequence ATGGAACTCGCAGTTGGCAGCACCAACCCGGTCAAGGTCGACGCCGTCGCCAGCGCACTCGAGCGGTACGAGCCGACGGTGACGGCCGTGTCGGTCGACTCCGGCGTCGCCGAACAGCCACGGTCGGTCGAGGCGACGATCACGGGCGCTGAAAACCGGGCACGGCGAGCGCTCGAGGTGACCGCGTCACGTTCCGATCGAACCGACGAATACACGTTCGGCGTCGGACTCGAGGGTGGCGTCGCACGATTCGACGCGACGGCGGGACTGTACCTGATCATGTGGGCTGCCGTGACCGACAGCGACCAGGTCGGACGCGGCGCTGGCCCGAGCCTTCGGCTCCCCGACCACGTCGCGGCGCGCGTCGAAGCAGGCGAGGAACTGGGGCCAGTAATGGATGACTTCCTCGGTGCTGAGGGCGTCGCCGAAAACGAGGGCGCAGCCGGAATGCTTACCGGCGGGCTGACTGATCGCACCCGGGCGCTTCGCGAAGCGGTCGCCTGTGCGTTCGGACCGTTCGTGACGCCCTACTACGAGTAA
- a CDS encoding transcription initiation factor IIB, whose amino-acid sequence MTNTSSTTRVRRSEREQSERETENEDDAIACPECSGQLVVDDEHGETVCEDCGLVVEEDSVDRGPEWRAFDAAEKNEKSRVGAPTTNTMHDKGLSTNIDWRNKDAYGNSLDSRQREKMQRLRKWNERFRTRDSKERNLKQALGEIDRMASALGLPNNVRETASVIYRRALNEDLLPGRSIEGVSTSCVYAAARQAGVPRSLDEIADVSRVEKNEIARTYRYVVRELGLEVQPADPESYVPRFASGLELSDEAEHRARALLQNAKEKGVHSGKSPVGLAAAAVYAAALLTNEKTTQAAVSDVADISEVTIRNRYHELLEAEETLGLA is encoded by the coding sequence ATGACAAACACATCGTCCACCACGAGAGTACGACGTAGCGAACGAGAACAGAGCGAGCGAGAGACGGAAAACGAAGACGACGCCATCGCGTGTCCCGAGTGTAGTGGCCAGCTGGTCGTCGACGACGAACACGGCGAGACCGTCTGTGAGGATTGTGGTCTGGTCGTCGAGGAAGACTCGGTCGACCGCGGGCCGGAGTGGCGCGCGTTCGACGCCGCCGAGAAAAACGAGAAGTCCCGCGTCGGCGCTCCGACGACGAACACGATGCACGACAAGGGTCTCTCGACGAACATCGACTGGCGCAACAAGGACGCCTACGGGAACTCGCTCGACTCCCGCCAGCGCGAGAAGATGCAACGGCTGCGCAAGTGGAACGAGCGGTTCCGCACCCGCGACTCCAAAGAGCGCAACTTAAAGCAGGCACTTGGCGAGATCGACCGCATGGCCTCGGCGCTCGGTCTCCCGAACAACGTCCGCGAGACCGCGTCGGTGATCTACCGACGGGCGCTCAACGAGGACCTCCTGCCGGGTCGGTCGATCGAGGGTGTCTCCACTTCCTGTGTCTACGCGGCCGCCCGACAGGCCGGCGTCCCCCGCAGTCTGGACGAAATCGCCGACGTCTCCCGCGTCGAGAAAAACGAGATCGCCCGCACCTACCGCTACGTGGTCCGCGAACTCGGCCTCGAGGTCCAGCCCGCCGACCCCGAGAGCTACGTCCCCCGCTTTGCGTCCGGACTCGAACTCTCGGACGAGGCCGAACACCGCGCCCGCGCGCTACTCCAGAACGCCAAGGAGAAAGGCGTCCACTCGGGCAAGTCGCCGGTCGGTCTCGCCGCGGCCGCCGTCTACGCCGCCGCGCTGTTGACCAACGAGAAGACCACCCAGGCCGCCGTCTCCGACGTCGCGGACATCTCGGAAGTGACGATCCGCAACCGGTACCACGAACTGCTCGAGGCCGAGGAGACCCTCGGACTGGCCTAG
- a CDS encoding winged helix-turn-helix transcriptional regulator, with the protein MGKTEQVDEEKRATLRRFAALGASTPFVSFSESVAADTGGSDARDAIAGYLSTTPGAHFSKIRDDLQLGTGETQHHLRRLEEAEIVDRYRDGDYKRFVLAGRFDDFEKNALGYLRRDTARGMLIELLRNPDATTSELADSLEVSAPTVSKYAGELEDAGLLSRDGGYTVERPETILMLLVRHADSFGERAIALASDADRLVRYER; encoded by the coding sequence ATGGGAAAGACAGAGCAGGTCGACGAGGAGAAACGGGCGACGCTGCGCCGATTCGCGGCACTCGGCGCGTCGACGCCGTTCGTCAGTTTCTCGGAGTCGGTCGCGGCCGACACGGGCGGAAGCGACGCCCGCGACGCCATCGCCGGCTACCTCTCGACTACTCCCGGGGCGCACTTCTCGAAGATTCGAGACGACCTCCAGCTCGGGACGGGCGAGACCCAACACCACCTCCGACGGCTCGAGGAGGCCGAGATCGTCGACCGCTACCGCGACGGCGACTACAAGCGATTCGTCCTCGCCGGCCGATTCGACGACTTCGAGAAGAACGCGCTCGGCTACCTCCGTCGTGACACCGCACGCGGGATGTTGATCGAACTGCTCCGGAATCCCGACGCGACGACGAGCGAACTCGCCGACTCGCTCGAGGTCTCCGCACCGACCGTGAGCAAGTACGCGGGCGAACTCGAGGACGCCGGACTGCTCTCGCGAGACGGGGGGTACACGGTCGAACGGCCCGAAACCATCCTGATGTTGCTCGTTCGCCACGCCGACTCTTTCGGCGAGCGGGCGATCGCGCTGGCGTCCGACGCCGACCGACTGGTCCGGTACGAACGCTAG
- a CDS encoding SPFH domain-containing protein has translation MVPTVIILQAGTAGLVIGALVLVVVLAALLSAIEIVNAYEKRALTVFGEYRKLLEPGINLVPPFVSKTYRFDMRTQTLDVPRQEAITRDNSPVTADAVVYIKVMDAKKAFLEVDDYKRAVSNLAQTTLRAVLGDMELDDTLNKRQEINAKIRRELDEPTDEWGIRVESVEVREVNPSKDVQQAMEQQTSAERKRRAMILEAQGERRSAVEKAEGDKQSQIIRAQGEKQSQILEAQGDSISTVLRARSAESMGERAVIDKGMETLSEIGQSESTTFVLPQELSSMVGRYGKHLTGSDVKEDGTELESLEFDEETRELIGLDDIAEIIGEIDQEAEMDLEEMEQQAQAIKEGKDPANISDPDEVIEEMDQEFQSDGGESN, from the coding sequence ATGGTCCCGACAGTCATCATACTGCAGGCTGGTACCGCCGGACTGGTCATCGGTGCGCTCGTCCTCGTCGTGGTACTCGCGGCCCTCCTGAGTGCCATCGAGATCGTCAACGCCTACGAGAAACGCGCGCTGACCGTCTTCGGCGAGTACCGTAAACTGCTCGAGCCGGGCATCAACCTCGTCCCGCCGTTCGTCTCGAAGACCTACAGGTTCGACATGCGAACGCAGACGCTGGACGTCCCCCGACAGGAGGCGATCACGCGCGACAACTCGCCCGTGACCGCCGACGCCGTCGTCTACATCAAGGTGATGGACGCCAAGAAGGCGTTCCTCGAGGTCGACGACTACAAGCGAGCCGTCTCGAACCTCGCCCAGACCACGCTGCGGGCCGTCCTGGGCGACATGGAACTGGACGACACGCTCAACAAGCGCCAGGAGATCAACGCGAAGATCCGCCGCGAACTCGACGAACCCACCGACGAGTGGGGGATCCGCGTCGAGAGCGTCGAGGTCCGCGAGGTCAACCCGTCGAAAGACGTCCAGCAGGCGATGGAACAGCAGACCTCCGCAGAGCGCAAACGCCGTGCCATGATCCTCGAGGCGCAGGGTGAACGCCGCAGCGCCGTCGAGAAAGCAGAGGGTGACAAACAGAGCCAGATCATCCGCGCGCAGGGTGAAAAGCAAAGCCAGATCCTCGAGGCACAGGGTGACTCGATTTCGACCGTCCTCAGAGCCCGATCCGCGGAGTCGATGGGCGAACGTGCCGTCATCGACAAGGGCATGGAGACGCTGTCGGAGATCGGCCAGAGCGAGTCGACTACGTTCGTTCTTCCGCAGGAACTGTCGTCGATGGTCGGCCGCTACGGCAAACACCTCACCGGCAGCGACGTCAAAGAAGACGGCACCGAACTCGAGAGCCTCGAGTTCGACGAGGAGACGCGCGAACTGATCGGGCTGGACGACATCGCCGAGATCATCGGCGAGATCGACCAGGAAGCCGAGATGGACCTCGAGGAGATGGAACAGCAGGCCCAGGCGATCAAGGAGGGCAAAGATCCGGCGAACATCTCCGATCCGGACGAGGTCATCGAGGAGATGGACCAGGAGTTCCAGTCCGACGGCGGCGAGTCGAACTGA
- a CDS encoding DUF7331 family protein, whose translation MENVPEPRERATEPIATDADRYVSYDDGDTTVICDRRDATAWIRSSVVVPVER comes from the coding sequence ATGGAGAACGTCCCCGAACCCCGCGAACGCGCGACCGAGCCGATAGCGACCGACGCCGACCGCTACGTGAGCTACGACGACGGCGATACGACGGTGATCTGCGACCGACGGGACGCGACCGCGTGGATCCGCTCGAGCGTCGTCGTCCCGGTCGAGCGATAA
- a CDS encoding zinc ribbon domain-containing protein → MTWIRALAAAVFSVLLPGTGHVLLREWVRALLFAGLYVSALAIFLPVDQLATTETVTEAMTIVDAEMSRLHQFVLSFIVLFAAVDSALRAMGIPPGSDDGGDEPACPHCGRPLDEDLEFCHWCTTRLDRKDDRTAD, encoded by the coding sequence ATGACATGGATTCGAGCGCTGGCCGCTGCCGTCTTCTCCGTTCTCTTGCCCGGCACGGGCCACGTTCTGCTGCGCGAGTGGGTTCGCGCGCTGCTGTTTGCCGGACTGTACGTCTCCGCACTCGCAATCTTTCTTCCGGTAGACCAGCTCGCGACTACCGAGACGGTCACGGAAGCGATGACCATCGTCGACGCCGAGATGTCGCGGTTACACCAGTTCGTCCTCTCGTTTATCGTGCTGTTCGCCGCGGTCGATTCGGCGCTTCGGGCGATGGGGATCCCGCCGGGATCCGACGACGGCGGCGACGAACCCGCCTGTCCACACTGCGGCCGACCACTCGACGAAGACCTCGAGTTCTGTCACTGGTGTACGACGAGACTGGATCGGAAAGACGATCGGACCGCCGACTGA
- a CDS encoding type I 3-dehydroquinate dehydratase, producing MEFDSFVLAASTKDLSEEPAAREHADCLEFRLDLASDPLAALEGYDGELPILATNRAEWEGGEATDDGRLETLAEATGFDAVSAIDVELASILEGEADEVLEIARDRDVSVVASAHDFEGTPPRPELVRTLTEASKYADVAKLAVTAESKADTLAVLSATEQLTAHGDTVATMAMGEVGSHTRAVAPVYGSKIGYAPVDPEKATAPGQYDLETLARLVSELC from the coding sequence ATGGAGTTCGACTCGTTCGTACTGGCCGCGTCCACGAAGGACCTCTCGGAGGAACCCGCCGCCCGTGAACACGCCGACTGCCTCGAGTTTCGACTGGACCTCGCGTCCGACCCGCTCGCCGCCCTCGAGGGCTACGACGGGGAGTTGCCGATCCTGGCGACGAACCGTGCGGAGTGGGAAGGAGGCGAGGCGACCGACGACGGTCGCCTCGAGACGCTGGCCGAGGCGACCGGGTTCGACGCCGTCTCCGCGATCGACGTCGAACTCGCGTCGATTCTCGAGGGCGAAGCCGACGAGGTCCTCGAGATCGCCCGCGATCGAGACGTCTCGGTCGTCGCGTCGGCACACGACTTCGAGGGGACGCCGCCCCGACCGGAGCTGGTGCGGACGCTGACGGAGGCGAGCAAGTACGCCGACGTCGCGAAACTGGCCGTCACCGCCGAGTCGAAAGCGGACACGCTCGCCGTACTCTCGGCGACCGAGCAACTGACCGCCCACGGCGACACCGTCGCGACGATGGCGATGGGAGAGGTCGGCAGCCACACGCGCGCCGTCGCCCCGGTGTACGGGTCGAAGATCGGCTACGCACCAGTCGATCCCGAGAAGGCGACCGCGCCAGGCCAGTACGATCTCGAGACGCTCGCCCGGCTGGTTTCCGAGCTCTGCTGA
- a CDS encoding helix-turn-helix domain-containing protein: MKYLDVQLRLPECMLHPLAAFVRNEDAVEYEELLTWNIDPERSLEYELFYLEADANRYRDALHEVESILEYQLTPIDERSFHLWVCQETRPEVRRWRRAFDDRRLVIVPPIRLDEKADMRMTIVGDGDDLQELLDDLHDEIEATVNEIGTYTRGGGTPISALTDRQHEAVTTALALGYYEVPRKAPLTEVAATLGCAESSASLLLRRGERAILSSVLGRYGGTVT, translated from the coding sequence GTGAAATACCTCGACGTACAGCTACGATTGCCCGAGTGCATGCTCCACCCGCTGGCAGCGTTCGTCCGGAACGAAGACGCCGTCGAGTACGAGGAACTCCTCACCTGGAACATCGACCCGGAACGCAGCCTCGAGTACGAACTGTTCTACCTGGAGGCAGACGCAAATCGATATCGGGACGCCCTGCACGAGGTCGAGTCGATCCTCGAGTACCAGCTCACACCGATCGACGAGCGGTCCTTTCACCTCTGGGTCTGCCAGGAAACTCGCCCCGAGGTCCGGAGGTGGCGCAGAGCGTTCGACGACCGTCGTCTCGTGATCGTCCCACCGATCCGACTCGACGAGAAAGCCGACATGCGAATGACGATCGTCGGTGACGGGGACGACCTCCAGGAATTGCTGGACGACCTCCACGACGAGATCGAGGCGACGGTCAACGAGATCGGGACCTACACCCGGGGCGGTGGAACGCCCATCAGTGCGCTGACCGACCGACAGCACGAAGCCGTGACGACGGCACTAGCGCTTGGATACTACGAGGTTCCCCGAAAGGCACCGCTCACCGAGGTCGCGGCGACGCTCGGATGTGCAGAGAGCAGCGCGTCGCTCCTGCTCAGGCGAGGTGAGCGTGCGATCCTCTCGAGTGTCCTGGGTCGGTACGGTGGAACGGTCACGTGA
- a CDS encoding DUF7312 domain-containing protein — translation MPADASEPGSDDRDVGRTDATERTDWSPTTFDDRERDDDGQGDEGDSFGPEPNSTPVEPGDPTLENATFVLLGAISMVLVMLRLAALVPA, via the coding sequence ATGCCAGCAGACGCGTCCGAGCCAGGATCGGACGACCGTGACGTCGGCCGAACCGACGCGACCGAGCGAACCGACTGGTCTCCCACCACGTTCGACGATCGGGAACGAGACGACGACGGCCAGGGCGACGAGGGAGACTCTTTCGGCCCGGAACCGAACTCGACGCCGGTCGAACCCGGCGATCCGACCCTGGAGAACGCGACGTTCGTCCTGCTCGGTGCGATCTCGATGGTCCTCGTCATGCTTCGACTGGCGGCGCTCGTCCCGGCGTGA
- the pyk gene encoding pyruvate kinase: protein MRNAKIVCTLGPASSDERTIRALADAGMAVARLNASHGTLEDRADLVDRVRNVDEVTPEPVAVMLDTQGPEIRTAPLSDGETVSLETGSTVRFVEGDEATSEEVGLSLSIDGVEEGDRVLLSDGMIETTVVAVEPDAVVARVDSGGELAGRQGVNVPGVDLALDVVTEKDRQDLRLAAEKDVDFVAASFVRDAADVYEVSEVLEEFGAEIPIVAKIERAGAVENLEEIVDASYGVMVARGDLGVECPMEEVPMVQKRIIRTCRNAGVPVITATEMLDSMVHARRPTRAEASDVANAVLDGTDAVMLSAETAVGDHPVAVVEAMDRIVRQVERSGEYDEVLEGRVPASGEARTDALARAARYLARDVDADAIVAATESGYTALKIAKYRPGVPVVASTPTQDVRRQLALSWGVTPLYAQVSDQSADAVIDRAVQSALDAGVAESGDTLVVLCGMMTDLEGTNTTNMMKVHVAAETLATGRVVVEGRVAGPVARVPDGDLTDVPDGAIVTLGPEFDEQFDGDLTKIAGIVDARRGMTGYPALVAREMGVPMVSGVELEEIDAGTVVTIDAERGIVYDGDVVGRREHA, encoded by the coding sequence ATGAGAAACGCGAAGATCGTCTGTACGCTCGGTCCGGCCTCGAGCGACGAGCGGACGATTCGTGCACTCGCCGACGCGGGCATGGCCGTCGCCCGGCTGAACGCGAGTCACGGCACGCTCGAGGATCGGGCCGACCTCGTCGACCGCGTCCGCAACGTCGACGAAGTAACGCCGGAGCCGGTCGCAGTGATGCTCGACACGCAGGGGCCAGAGATCCGGACTGCGCCGTTGTCCGATGGCGAGACCGTCTCCCTCGAGACGGGCTCGACGGTCCGGTTCGTCGAGGGCGACGAGGCGACGAGTGAGGAGGTCGGCCTCTCGTTGTCGATCGACGGGGTCGAAGAGGGAGATCGCGTCCTGCTGTCGGACGGGATGATCGAGACGACGGTCGTCGCGGTCGAACCCGACGCAGTCGTAGCACGAGTCGACAGCGGCGGCGAACTGGCCGGTCGTCAGGGTGTCAACGTGCCGGGTGTCGACCTTGCCCTCGACGTCGTCACCGAGAAAGACAGGCAGGATCTCCGGCTTGCGGCCGAGAAGGACGTCGACTTCGTGGCGGCGAGTTTCGTCCGCGACGCGGCGGACGTATACGAGGTCAGCGAGGTCCTGGAGGAGTTCGGCGCGGAGATTCCGATCGTCGCGAAGATCGAACGGGCCGGTGCGGTCGAGAACCTCGAGGAGATCGTCGACGCGTCCTACGGGGTGATGGTCGCCCGGGGTGACCTCGGCGTCGAGTGTCCGATGGAGGAAGTGCCGATGGTCCAAAAGCGGATCATCCGGACGTGTCGCAACGCCGGTGTCCCGGTGATCACGGCTACGGAGATGCTCGACTCGATGGTTCACGCCAGGCGGCCGACGCGGGCAGAGGCCTCGGACGTGGCAAACGCCGTCCTCGACGGCACGGACGCGGTGATGCTTTCGGCTGAGACCGCCGTCGGCGACCATCCCGTGGCAGTCGTCGAGGCGATGGACCGCATCGTCCGCCAGGTCGAACGCTCCGGCGAGTACGACGAGGTGCTCGAGGGACGCGTCCCGGCTTCGGGCGAGGCCCGGACGGACGCCCTCGCGCGGGCGGCGCGATATCTCGCTCGCGACGTCGACGCCGACGCGATCGTGGCGGCGACCGAGTCCGGCTACACGGCGCTGAAGATCGCAAAGTACCGCCCCGGCGTTCCGGTGGTCGCGTCGACGCCGACGCAGGACGTTCGCCGACAGCTAGCCCTCTCGTGGGGCGTGACGCCGCTGTACGCCCAGGTGTCGGACCAGAGTGCGGACGCCGTCATCGATCGAGCGGTCCAGTCGGCGCTGGATGCAGGCGTCGCCGAGAGCGGCGACACTCTCGTCGTTCTCTGTGGCATGATGACCGACCTCGAGGGAACGAACACGACGAACATGATGAAAGTCCACGTCGCCGCGGAGACGCTGGCCACGGGTCGCGTGGTCGTCGAGGGACGCGTCGCTGGACCGGTCGCTCGTGTTCCGGACGGCGACCTCACCGACGTGCCCGACGGTGCGATCGTCACGCTCGGACCCGAGTTCGACGAGCAGTTCGACGGCGACCTGACGAAGATCGCCGGCATCGTCGACGCCCGCCGCGGCATGACCGGTTACCCGGCGCTCGTCGCCAGAGAGATGGGAGTCCCGATGGTGAGCGGCGTCGAACTCGAGGAAATCGACGCGGGAACGGTCGTGACGATCGACGCCGAGCGCGGCATCGTCTACGACGGCGACGTCGTGGGTCGACGCGAGCACGCGTGA
- a CDS encoding UPF0058 family protein, translating into MQRQAYIQLHALLCEIRDHVEEEHDVPDDAFDAYDALSVRPVHVHLTKEQHERAIGLLLVGIGETIDEPPRDSLPPAS; encoded by the coding sequence ATGCAGAGACAGGCGTACATCCAGCTTCACGCACTGCTCTGTGAGATACGCGACCACGTCGAAGAAGAACACGACGTGCCGGACGACGCATTCGACGCGTACGACGCCCTGTCCGTGCGGCCGGTGCACGTCCATCTCACGAAAGAGCAACACGAGCGGGCGATCGGGCTCCTCCTGGTGGGTATCGGAGAAACGATCGACGAACCACCGCGCGACTCGCTACCGCCGGCGTCGTGA